In the genome of Nasonia vitripennis strain AsymCx chromosome 4 unlocalized genomic scaffold, Nvit_psr_1.1 chr4_random0003, whole genome shotgun sequence, one region contains:
- the LOC116415702 gene encoding uncharacterized protein LOC116415702 — MLLIEVVLASVRSFGGTAVGTCRQAVSAYCLICCGAVYSGGVVASAVGVGIPSTVSRVLYCAGSTPLPRIARATVRSFPSSALHSDRSCGVGVFPCVVCEVASSIGRNESWRYP; from the exons ATGCTTCTTATTGAG GTTGTTTTGGCGTCAGTGAGAAGCTTCGGTGGCACGGCTGTTGGCACCTGTCGTCAAGCGGTCTCGGCCTATTGTCTCATCTGCTGTGGAGCTGTGTATTCAGGAGGTGTTGTCGCTTCGGCAGTCGGAGTTGGAATCCCGTCGACAGTGTCGAGAGTGCTGTATTGTGCAGGTTCCACCCCACTTCCgcgcatcgcgcgcgcgactgtgCGTAGCTTCCCCTCTTCTGCGCTACATTCTGACCGATCCTGCGGCGTAGGTGTTTTTCCGTGCGTTGTTTGCGAAGTCGCGAGCTCGATCGGAAGGAACGAGTCCTGGCGCTATCCATAA